Proteins from a genomic interval of Candidatus Babela massiliensis:
- a CDS encoding PadR family transcriptional regulator: protein MYPVFEELEKQKLIVKIDTPTRNDRKRNVYTLTPAGQNIFENWLIQPSESVQLRNELLLKLFFGNLVPIEVNIEHLEKYKKELESKLSSFRAIENELSSINSRIFI, encoded by the coding sequence ATTTACCCTGTATTTGAAGAACTAGAAAAGCAAAAATTGATTGTAAAAATAGATACTCCTACAAGAAATGACCGTAAGCGTAACGTTTATACTTTAACTCCTGCAGGTCAGAATATTTTTGAAAATTGGTTGATACAACCATCTGAAAGTGTACAATTAAGAAATGAGCTATTGCTAAAGCTATTTTTCGGCAATCTAGTTCCTATCGAAGTCAATATTGAACACCTAGAAAAATATAAAAAAGAACTTGAAAGCAAATTATCTTCATTTCGAGCGATTGAAAATGAATTATCCAGCATAAATTCCAGAATCTTTATATAG